Proteins encoded together in one Riemerella anatipestifer window:
- a CDS encoding VWA domain-containing protein, with protein sequence MDWYLGNYWYALLMLLLPLLGYLLFRYLKWKERVRGYFADERFQSTLFEKTKWYPKFFLVMYFVAFLFLIFAMMDLMGGKEEIKVQQKMNNVMFLVDVSNSMNAQDVAPDRLSLAKNIVMSSMQKMTNDRVGLAVFAGEAFSVMPLTTDYLAAESFVSGLETSVVSTQGTDFYKAMQVAVSKFKTVSKGSGRIVLISDGEDNEGNEAAAIKEAQSNGIQVITVGVGTEEGAPIPEYIFGQLMGYKSSLMGETVISKRQTQALINISEKTGGVYIDGNHIDKAVNEILENLKKQSSTTESFVKSQTGVHYYQYFLAVSLLLFFIIYLTNPKRNFNI encoded by the coding sequence ATGGATTGGTATTTGGGTAATTATTGGTATGCATTATTGATGCTTTTGTTACCATTATTGGGTTATCTTTTGTTTCGTTATTTAAAATGGAAAGAAAGGGTTAGAGGCTATTTTGCAGATGAACGCTTTCAGAGTACATTATTTGAAAAAACAAAGTGGTATCCTAAGTTTTTCTTGGTGATGTATTTTGTGGCATTTTTATTTTTAATTTTTGCGATGATGGATTTAATGGGAGGTAAAGAAGAAATTAAAGTGCAGCAAAAAATGAATAATGTAATGTTTCTTGTAGATGTTTCTAACTCTATGAATGCTCAAGATGTTGCTCCAGATAGGCTTTCGTTAGCGAAAAATATTGTAATGTCATCTATGCAAAAAATGACTAATGATAGAGTGGGTTTGGCTGTTTTTGCAGGAGAGGCTTTTTCGGTAATGCCATTAACTACGGATTATTTGGCGGCGGAATCTTTTGTGTCTGGTTTGGAAACTTCGGTGGTTTCTACGCAAGGGACGGATTTCTATAAAGCCATGCAGGTGGCGGTTTCTAAATTTAAGACCGTTTCCAAAGGGTCTGGCAGGATAGTACTGATAAGTGATGGTGAAGATAATGAAGGCAATGAAGCTGCAGCGATAAAAGAAGCTCAATCTAATGGAATACAGGTTATTACCGTAGGTGTAGGTACAGAGGAAGGAGCTCCAATTCCCGAATATATTTTTGGACAATTGATGGGGTATAAGTCTAGTCTAATGGGGGAAACGGTAATTTCTAAAAGACAAACTCAGGCTTTAATAAATATTTCTGAAAAGACGGGAGGTGTTTATATTGATGGTAATCATATAGATAAAGCAGTTAATGAGATTTTAGAAAATCTTAAAAAACAATCTTCTACAACAGAAAGTTTTGTGAAATCTCAAACAGGAGTACATTACTATCAATACTTTTTGGCGGTGTCTTTGCTTTTATTTTTTATCATTTATTTAACAAATCCTAAGCGAAATTTTAACATTTAA
- a CDS encoding tetratricopeptide repeat protein, producing MSYKGNREYDSKNYDKASSYFLEAIKKRQDFGGHYNLGNTLYKREMYSEAKAEYQKALSLAKTKEDKMASLYNLGNAEMKAQNYDKAAEFYKKALQQDPYNESIRKNYNISKLKQKEKNQSKSNNKSQNQNSEQDKSQDNQQKKTEQESPQNSDKNKDGGANEKDKGQGAGQTPKPDNNSSENKRGMSKEEENRIMQRLESKERDAARRILNKNSYIDPKSNEKDW from the coding sequence TTGTCCTATAAGGGAAATAGAGAATATGATTCTAAAAACTATGATAAAGCTTCGTCTTACTTTTTAGAGGCTATTAAAAAGAGGCAAGACTTTGGCGGTCATTATAATTTAGGTAATACTTTGTATAAGAGAGAAATGTATTCTGAAGCAAAGGCAGAATACCAGAAAGCTTTATCTCTAGCGAAAACTAAGGAAGATAAAATGGCATCTTTGTACAACTTAGGCAATGCAGAAATGAAGGCTCAAAATTATGATAAAGCCGCTGAGTTCTACAAGAAAGCTTTACAGCAAGACCCTTACAATGAGTCTATAAGAAAGAATTATAATATTTCTAAGTTAAAACAAAAGGAGAAGAATCAATCAAAATCGAATAATAAATCTCAAAATCAAAATTCGGAGCAAGATAAATCACAAGATAATCAGCAAAAAAAAACTGAACAAGAGTCGCCTCAAAATTCAGATAAAAATAAAGACGGTGGGGCTAATGAGAAAGATAAAGGTCAGGGTGCAGGACAGACGCCTAAACCTGATAATAACAGCTCTGAAAACAAAAGAGGAATGTCTAAGGAAGAAGAAAATAGAATTATGCAACGCTTGGAAAGTAAAGAGCGAGATGCTGCAAGAAGAATTCTTAATAAAAATTCATATATAGACCCCAAAAGTAATGAAAAGGATTGGTAG
- a CDS encoding BatD family protein — translation MRKEFWSILLFLLSVKLYGQVSFYAETNTKEVKANEPVLFTIMLELNGNEYRQESLIRLPDLSKFEVLSDGSSRNIFLDPDKNIMVDQIVYQILIVPKKIGKLKIGSALVTVNGKIYKTEPFEVSVTGREALSNNKISDDIQLKLQVKSHSVYQHQGAVVELKAYAKNIDYFQRIHDIKLPKDGDNRFYLISGRSDDIEPLEGNILLSQVLGVYVMFPEKSGQVELSKISAKVAGTGKDEIIYSNSKNSIRVKPLPKEAPVGFKNAVGQFEIASDNVVKEVKKGVPFYFTVRLKGVGNLDRLQFPSLVPSKDYKVYPPKITKNIAVTQHGMKGSLVAKYLVVPNVLGDIKLELEPLAYFDPKKESYRTLELNEVNVLVASDSLDKAKTNTLDKVIDNTNYVLETVQLPKIKNETFKSSENTKWYLLGGLLLLSSFLGGFLLSKRLKKKGNAADIKSDLKVQHYSIIDFEDDYRVLRESLEYKNYPMFFDTFDKMKIKVQHYFNSNSINIQSVIEEKKGYFIAEEYRQLVSNIEIEKYAPVKDAEQLNELYYKIINLHNKMVV, via the coding sequence ATGCGTAAGGAGTTTTGGAGTATATTACTGTTCTTATTGTCCGTAAAATTGTACGGGCAAGTCTCTTTTTATGCAGAAACTAATACCAAAGAAGTCAAAGCAAATGAGCCTGTATTATTTACAATAATGCTAGAGCTTAATGGTAACGAATACAGACAAGAGTCTCTAATAAGGTTGCCCGACCTTTCAAAATTTGAAGTTTTGAGTGATGGCTCCTCCAGAAATATTTTTTTAGACCCTGATAAAAATATTATGGTAGACCAAATTGTCTATCAAATATTGATAGTGCCTAAGAAAATAGGGAAACTAAAGATTGGAAGTGCTTTAGTAACTGTAAATGGGAAAATATATAAAACAGAGCCGTTTGAAGTATCTGTAACGGGAAGAGAGGCATTGAGTAATAATAAAATTTCCGATGATATTCAACTAAAACTACAGGTTAAAAGTCACTCTGTTTATCAGCATCAAGGAGCGGTGGTAGAACTCAAAGCGTATGCTAAGAATATAGACTATTTTCAAAGAATCCATGATATTAAACTTCCAAAAGATGGGGATAATAGATTTTATCTTATATCAGGGAGATCAGACGATATAGAACCATTAGAAGGGAATATACTTTTGTCTCAAGTATTGGGAGTGTATGTAATGTTTCCTGAAAAATCTGGACAGGTGGAGCTATCTAAAATTTCTGCTAAGGTAGCAGGAACGGGGAAAGATGAGATTATTTATTCTAACTCAAAAAATTCTATAAGAGTTAAGCCGTTACCAAAAGAGGCGCCTGTTGGATTCAAAAATGCAGTTGGGCAGTTTGAAATAGCATCTGATAATGTTGTAAAAGAGGTGAAAAAGGGAGTGCCGTTTTATTTTACGGTGCGTTTAAAAGGGGTAGGCAATTTGGATAGATTGCAATTTCCTTCGCTTGTGCCTAGTAAAGACTACAAGGTTTATCCTCCAAAAATTACAAAAAATATAGCTGTTACCCAGCACGGAATGAAGGGGAGTTTAGTTGCTAAGTATTTAGTAGTGCCTAATGTACTTGGTGATATAAAACTAGAGTTGGAGCCTTTGGCTTATTTTGACCCTAAAAAAGAATCTTATCGCACATTAGAACTTAATGAAGTGAATGTGTTGGTGGCTTCCGATAGTTTAGATAAAGCAAAAACTAACACTTTGGATAAAGTGATAGATAATACTAACTATGTCTTAGAAACGGTACAGTTACCTAAAATTAAAAATGAAACTTTTAAAAGCTCTGAAAATACCAAATGGTATCTTCTAGGAGGGTTACTGCTATTAAGTAGCTTTTTAGGTGGTTTTTTATTGAGTAAGAGATTGAAGAAAAAAGGTAATGCAGCTGATATAAAATCTGATTTGAAAGTACAACATTACAGCATAATTGATTTTGAAGATGATTATAGAGTTCTGAGAGAATCTCTAGAGTATAAAAATTACCCAATGTTTTTTGATACTTTTGATAAAATGAAGATAAAAGTTCAGCACTATTTTAATTCAAACAGTATCAATATTCAATCTGTGATAGAAGAGAAGAAGGGCTATTTTATAGCTGAAGAATACAGGCAATTGGTTTCTAATATAGAAATAGAAAAGTACGCTCCTGTTAAAGATGCTGAACAATTAAACGAGTTGTATTATAAAATCATCAATTTACACAACAAGATGGTGGTGTAA
- a CDS encoding MarC family protein, with amino-acid sequence MGFLEEFSLKESMTSFMVLFAVIDIIGSIPVIVSLRKRFGHIESEKASIVSGVLMISFLFIGDKILQFIGVDVNSFAIAGALVIFVIALEMILGIEIHKAGEVNAASIVPIAFPLVAGAGTLTTTLSLRAEYHIVNIIIGILLNILVIYLVLKSANWLEKKLGDATLMIFQKVFGIILLAISIKLFTANFAQLIANYINI; translated from the coding sequence ATGGGATTTTTAGAAGAATTTTCGCTTAAAGAGTCAATGACGAGTTTCATGGTATTGTTTGCCGTAATAGATATTATCGGTTCTATTCCTGTTATTGTATCATTAAGGAAAAGGTTTGGTCATATAGAGTCAGAAAAGGCTTCTATAGTATCAGGTGTTCTAATGATTTCTTTTCTTTTTATAGGAGATAAAATTTTGCAATTTATTGGGGTAGATGTTAACTCATTCGCAATAGCAGGGGCTTTAGTTATCTTTGTAATTGCTTTAGAAATGATTTTAGGAATTGAAATCCATAAGGCAGGAGAGGTTAATGCTGCTTCTATAGTTCCTATTGCGTTTCCTTTGGTCGCAGGAGCAGGTACGCTAACTACGACTCTTTCGTTAAGAGCAGAATATCATATTGTAAATATTATTATAGGTATATTACTCAATATTTTAGTGATTTATCTTGTGCTTAAATCTGCTAACTGGCTAGAGAAAAAGCTTGGAGATGCCACACTTATGATTTTCCAAAAGGTGTTTGGGATTATATTACTAGCCATTTCTATAAAACTATTTACAGCTAATTTTGCACAACTAATAGCAAACTATATCAATATCTAA